In one window of Cellulophaga sp. HaHa_2_95 DNA:
- a CDS encoding S1/P1 nuclease: protein MKKITILLLTLSIQFVFSTDGEWSKTGHRTTGEVAQRHLSRKAKKAIAKLLDGQSLALVSTYADDIKSDKKYREFSAWHYVNYPADKKYTEVAPSPYGDIVMGIQKCAAIVKDKNSSQEDKVFYLKFLVHLLGDLHQPMHVGRQEDKGGNDIQIQWFGKGSNLHRLWDSNMIDDYGMSFTEIADNLPELTKDEEKQIQEGTVFDWVEESKGLATELYASVEVGEKLGYAYSYKYWGLVETQLQKGGLRLAKVLNEVFE from the coding sequence ATGAAGAAAATTACCATTTTATTATTAACCCTATCCATTCAATTTGTATTTTCTACGGATGGAGAGTGGTCTAAAACAGGACATAGAACAACAGGTGAAGTTGCACAACGCCATCTAAGCAGAAAAGCGAAGAAAGCAATTGCAAAATTGTTAGATGGACAAAGTTTAGCTTTAGTTTCTACCTATGCAGACGATATAAAATCTGATAAAAAGTATAGAGAGTTTAGTGCTTGGCATTATGTAAATTACCCTGCAGATAAAAAATATACGGAAGTAGCACCTAGCCCATACGGAGATATCGTTATGGGAATTCAAAAATGTGCTGCAATCGTAAAAGATAAAAATAGTTCGCAAGAAGATAAAGTATTCTACCTCAAATTTCTAGTACATTTATTAGGAGACTTGCACCAACCCATGCATGTGGGAAGGCAAGAGGATAAAGGCGGTAATGATATACAAATACAGTGGTTTGGAAAAGGATCTAATTTACACCGACTTTGGGATAGTAATATGATTGATGACTACGGGATGAGTTTCACTGAGATTGCAGATAACTTACCAGAGTTAACCAAAGATGAGGAGAAGCAAATTCAAGAAGGTACTGTTTTTGACTGGGTAGAAGAATCTAAAGGATTAGCAACAGAGTTATATGCTTCTGTTGAGGTTGGAGAGAAACTAGGGTATGCCTATAGTTATAAATATTGGGGACTTGTAGAAACACAATTGCAAAAAGGCGGATTGCGTCTAGCAAAAGTTCTAAATGAAGTTTTTGAGTAA
- a CDS encoding DUF2089 family protein, with amino-acid sequence MKKLPVFCPSCESNLLVSELSCSSCDTVISGKFDLPQILQLSAEDQEFVLQFVLNSGSLKKMAIQMNISYPTMRNKLDDIITSLQANSNS; translated from the coding sequence ATGAAAAAGTTGCCTGTGTTCTGTCCTAGTTGTGAAAGCAACTTATTAGTTAGTGAACTTTCGTGCTCTAGTTGTGATACTGTCATTTCTGGAAAATTTGACCTTCCTCAAATACTTCAACTATCTGCTGAGGATCAAGAATTTGTATTGCAGTTTGTTTTAAATAGTGGAAGTCTAAAAAAGATGGCCATTCAAATGAACATCAGCTATCCTACCATGCGGAATAAGCTAGATGACATCATTACATCCTTACAAGCTAATTCAAATTCTTAA
- a CDS encoding AraC family transcriptional regulator — translation MILQKPTFEVIAPDFGHSFTYQKFDEDKPNMNTVWHYHPELELVYINGGSGKRQIGSHVSYYNDGDLILIGSNLPHCGFTDGTTGNKSETVVQMKQDFLGFDFFNIPEMKKIQTIFEACKGGIAFYGKTKKKIGEKIEILEYQTDFQKLLSILNILNELGNSEEFKLLNAEGFSMESSMKDNDRINMVFNFVKNNFKEEISLETIADLTSMTVPSFCRYFKKITKKTFVQFVNEYRLVHASKLLAEKPMSIADVAFESGFNNFSHFNKSFKQFTGQNPSEYRNQLKSIIQ, via the coding sequence ATGATACTACAAAAACCTACGTTTGAAGTTATTGCTCCAGATTTTGGACATTCTTTCACGTATCAGAAATTTGATGAGGATAAACCCAATATGAATACGGTATGGCACTACCACCCTGAACTAGAACTGGTATACATTAATGGTGGTTCTGGAAAAAGACAAATTGGGAGTCACGTATCCTATTACAATGATGGTGACCTTATATTAATAGGATCTAACCTACCACATTGCGGCTTTACCGATGGCACTACAGGAAACAAATCTGAAACTGTGGTACAGATGAAGCAAGATTTTCTTGGTTTTGATTTTTTCAATATTCCTGAGATGAAAAAAATTCAAACCATTTTTGAAGCGTGTAAAGGCGGAATAGCTTTTTACGGTAAGACAAAAAAGAAGATTGGTGAGAAAATAGAAATTTTAGAATATCAAACAGATTTTCAAAAACTACTTTCTATCCTCAATATATTAAATGAACTAGGAAACTCTGAGGAGTTTAAGCTATTAAACGCAGAAGGGTTCTCTATGGAGTCTTCCATGAAAGACAATGACCGTATTAATATGGTGTTCAATTTTGTAAAGAATAACTTCAAAGAGGAAATTTCTTTAGAAACCATTGCAGATTTAACGAGTATGACGGTACCTTCATTTTGCAGATACTTTAAAAAGATTACTAAAAAAACATTTGTACAGTTTGTAAATGAGTATCGTTTGGTACATGCATCAAAGCTTTTAGCAGAAAAGCCTATGAGCATTGCAGATGTAGCTTTTGAAAGCGGATTCAATAATTTTTCGCACTTTAATAAATCATTCAAACAGTTTACAGGACAAAATCCTTCTGAGTACAGAAACCAATTAAAGTCGATTATACAATAA
- a CDS encoding alpha/beta hydrolase — translation MKNLLIPILLSCSIFSFSQVIEEEIKLTNATIEIPGTLTYPETKGKLPLVIFIHGSGNPDRNGNQKGTPMQNSYIKALADSLNNHKIAFYRYDKRSARSENLELLKDLTVLDFVADAKVAIAHFKNDQRFSGIHLIGHSQGSLIAMLAVNEDITSLISMAGAGQTIDKIMVQQIYAQNPEFGKLVEEHFQELMTKGSITTVDPSLVTMFPPQSQNFYKTWASIDPQKEIKKLQIPILILNGDKDIQVAITNAQNLKVAQPEATLMIIPNMNHIMKEEDAEVQGYEGYLDPKYPISPKMITAVLQFISQ, via the coding sequence ATGAAAAATCTCCTTATTCCGATTTTACTCTCCTGCAGTATTTTTTCATTTTCTCAAGTTATTGAAGAAGAAATTAAGCTTACCAACGCAACAATTGAGATACCTGGTACATTAACCTATCCTGAAACAAAGGGCAAGTTGCCTTTAGTTATATTCATCCACGGTTCAGGTAATCCAGACCGAAATGGAAACCAAAAAGGCACTCCCATGCAAAACAGCTATATTAAAGCTTTAGCAGATAGCTTAAATAATCATAAAATTGCTTTTTACAGGTATGATAAACGCTCCGCTAGATCTGAAAATTTGGAACTGTTAAAAGATCTAACGGTTTTAGATTTTGTAGCAGATGCTAAAGTAGCAATAGCCCATTTTAAAAACGATCAACGTTTTAGCGGCATTCATCTCATAGGACATAGCCAAGGATCATTGATTGCTATGTTGGCCGTAAACGAAGATATAACTTCATTAATATCTATGGCAGGCGCGGGACAAACTATTGATAAAATAATGGTGCAACAAATTTATGCGCAAAATCCAGAATTTGGGAAATTAGTTGAAGAGCATTTTCAAGAGCTAATGACAAAAGGTAGTATTACCACAGTAGATCCTAGTTTAGTCACCATGTTTCCACCACAAAGTCAAAATTTCTATAAAACTTGGGCTTCAATTGATCCTCAGAAAGAAATTAAAAAACTACAGATTCCTATACTCATCCTTAATGGTGATAAAGATATTCAGGTTGCTATTACTAACGCTCAAAACTTAAAAGTGGCTCAGCCAGAAGCAACTTTAATGATTATCCCTAACATGAATCATATCATGAAAGAAGAAGATGCTGAGGTTCAAGGGTATGAAGGATACCTTGATCCTAAATATCCTATTTCACCTAAAATGATAACGGCAGTGCTTCAATTTATTTCACAATAA
- a CDS encoding alpha-ketoglutarate-dependent dioxygenase AlkB: MANLFSEALHLNLPDSDLIYYPNFFDTHSADNYFDILKEQTPWQQDDITVFGKKYAQPRLTALYANNDKTYSYSSISMRPHVFTKELLQIKNAVDTLAQTTFTTCLLNLYRDGKDSNGWHADNEKELGQNPIIASITLGEERFFHLKHRTNKNLKHKLLLEHGSLLLMKGATQHHWLHQIPKTAKPIQERINLTFRVVY; encoded by the coding sequence ATGGCAAACCTTTTTTCTGAAGCGCTTCACTTAAATTTACCAGATAGTGACCTTATATACTATCCTAATTTCTTTGATACCCATTCAGCAGATAACTATTTTGACATACTTAAAGAACAAACACCTTGGCAACAAGATGATATAACCGTGTTTGGCAAGAAATATGCGCAGCCAAGGCTAACTGCATTATATGCAAATAATGACAAGACTTACTCTTATTCTAGCATTTCAATGCGCCCACATGTATTTACTAAAGAACTGTTGCAGATTAAAAATGCAGTAGATACGCTTGCGCAAACAACTTTTACGACTTGTTTACTAAATTTATATCGAGACGGTAAAGACAGTAATGGTTGGCATGCAGACAATGAAAAAGAACTAGGCCAAAACCCTATAATTGCTTCCATTACCCTTGGAGAAGAACGTTTTTTCCATTTAAAACACAGAACCAACAAAAATTTAAAACATAAACTTTTGTTGGAACATGGTAGTCTCTTACTTATGAAAGGAGCAACACAACACCATTGGTTACACCAAATACCTAAAACTGCTAAACCTATTCAAGAGCGAATAAACCTAACCTTTAGGGTGGTGTATTAA
- a CDS encoding transglycosylase domain-containing protein, whose protein sequence is MIFKKIKSPILRYLLLAVIGLLLLFILFILSIRIGLWGEIPSKKELGNLEYQKASEVYAADSTLIGKYYLFDRQPIPFEEFPKNLLEALISIEDERFYSHSGVDYPSLMRVAFKSILMQDKSSGGGSTITQQLAKNLYPREERKNTNIAVDKIKEMFIAARLEDIYSKEELLYHYLNTVSFGDNTFGIESASLKFFNKKARDLNTEEAAVLVGMLKATYGYNPRVFPENSLKRRNLVLQAMQKNNFISATEKDSLIALPLKLDYKEFNYNDGLAPYFREEVRKQLLAWSSTQKEQGQEYNIYTSGLKIYTTLDFKMQQLAEEAMVAHLSTLQKDFEKSYGKNAPWLTNKKLLDKLLKRTNAYKKLKKEGLSEDKIIDSLSIKRKMTLAGWEGEKTVEANTLDSLQHYLKYLNTGSLGIDPTTGAVKTWIGGVNFKYFKYDHISQSKRQVGSTFKPIVYTAALENGIAPCTYFSAQEVAYENLKGWSPSNSGSKDEAYLNYSMEQALSNSVNTVAVKVLEEVSVLKVIRQANKMGILEKLPSEPSLALGTGEIKITELAGAYASFVNNSKPVTPFLIQTISNSKDSILETFKPKIADTEAFSSETRQTMIEMMKETINSGTASRLRDAYNLPNAIAGKTGTTQNNKDAWFVGITPKLVHITWVGLDNHELGFKSTSLGQGANAALPMFALLLQKLNKDKEFNAITKAQFETTSDEVLQNLNCDPIKKDGFLKRLFKNPDKKKTKKFKSN, encoded by the coding sequence GTGATTTTCAAAAAAATTAAGTCTCCAATTCTACGGTATTTACTTCTAGCAGTAATAGGATTACTCCTCTTATTTATCCTATTCATTCTTAGTATTCGTATAGGATTATGGGGAGAAATACCTAGTAAAAAAGAGTTAGGAAATCTGGAATATCAAAAAGCAAGCGAAGTCTATGCTGCAGATAGTACGCTTATTGGCAAATATTATCTTTTTGATAGGCAACCCATTCCGTTTGAAGAATTTCCTAAAAATCTTTTAGAAGCACTAATTTCTATTGAAGATGAACGTTTCTATTCTCATTCTGGTGTAGACTATCCTAGTTTAATGCGGGTAGCTTTCAAATCTATATTAATGCAAGATAAAAGTTCTGGTGGAGGTAGTACTATCACCCAGCAACTTGCAAAAAACCTATATCCCAGAGAAGAACGTAAAAACACCAATATTGCCGTAGATAAAATTAAAGAGATGTTTATAGCCGCTCGTCTAGAAGACATTTACAGTAAAGAAGAGTTGCTTTATCATTATTTAAATACGGTGAGCTTTGGTGATAATACGTTTGGTATTGAGAGTGCCTCTTTAAAGTTTTTCAATAAAAAAGCTAGGGATTTAAATACTGAAGAAGCAGCCGTTTTAGTGGGGATGTTAAAGGCTACTTATGGATATAATCCTAGAGTATTTCCTGAAAATAGCTTAAAAAGAAGAAACTTGGTCTTGCAAGCTATGCAAAAAAACAATTTTATTTCAGCTACAGAAAAAGATAGCCTTATCGCTTTACCTTTAAAACTAGATTATAAAGAATTTAATTACAATGATGGACTTGCACCATATTTCAGAGAAGAAGTCCGCAAGCAATTGTTAGCTTGGAGTAGTACACAAAAAGAGCAGGGTCAGGAATATAACATTTACACTTCTGGTCTAAAAATCTATACGACCTTAGATTTTAAAATGCAACAACTAGCAGAAGAAGCTATGGTTGCACATTTGTCTACTTTGCAAAAAGATTTTGAAAAGAGTTATGGTAAAAATGCTCCTTGGCTTACCAATAAAAAACTCTTAGATAAGCTACTCAAAAGAACAAACGCTTATAAAAAGCTTAAAAAGGAAGGCCTCTCAGAAGATAAAATAATAGACTCTTTAAGCATCAAAAGAAAAATGACGCTCGCAGGTTGGGAGGGCGAAAAAACAGTTGAAGCCAATACATTAGATAGCTTGCAACATTATTTAAAATATTTAAATACAGGATCTTTAGGAATAGACCCAACTACGGGAGCTGTAAAAACTTGGATTGGCGGCGTAAATTTCAAATACTTTAAATACGACCATATTTCACAGAGTAAACGCCAGGTAGGTTCTACATTCAAACCCATTGTGTATACAGCCGCGTTAGAAAACGGAATAGCTCCCTGTACGTATTTTTCTGCACAAGAGGTAGCTTATGAAAATTTAAAAGGATGGTCCCCAAGTAATTCTGGCAGCAAAGACGAAGCCTACTTAAACTATTCTATGGAGCAAGCATTGAGTAACAGTGTTAACACCGTAGCCGTAAAAGTATTAGAAGAAGTTAGTGTCTTAAAGGTTATACGACAAGCTAATAAAATGGGTATTCTAGAAAAATTACCTAGCGAACCTTCTTTAGCTTTAGGAACAGGAGAAATAAAAATCACAGAACTTGCGGGAGCATACGCTTCTTTTGTAAATAACAGCAAGCCGGTGACTCCATTTTTAATTCAGACCATTAGTAACAGTAAAGATTCTATTTTAGAAACTTTTAAACCTAAAATTGCCGATACCGAAGCATTTTCTTCTGAGACCAGACAAACCATGATAGAAATGATGAAGGAAACTATTAATTCTGGTACAGCTTCTAGACTAAGAGACGCTTACAATTTACCGAATGCTATTGCTGGTAAAACCGGAACTACACAAAATAATAAAGATGCCTGGTTTGTAGGGATCACTCCAAAGCTTGTACATATTACTTGGGTAGGATTAGACAATCATGAATTAGGTTTTAAAAGTACTAGTTTAGGGCAAGGAGCAAATGCCGCCCTACCTATGTTTGCCTTATTACTGCAAAAGCTGAATAAGGATAAAGAATTTAATGCAATTACTAAAGCACAGTTTGAAACAACCTCTGACGAAGTATTGCAAAACCTCAACTGCGATCCTATAAAAAAAGACGGTTTCTTAAAGCGTTTATTTAAAAATCCTGACAAGAAAAAGACCAAAAAGTTTAAATCCAATTAA